In Magnolia sinica isolate HGM2019 chromosome 12, MsV1, whole genome shotgun sequence, a single genomic region encodes these proteins:
- the LOC131220837 gene encoding nuclear-pore anchor-like, giving the protein MAMFEKAEDEYNDLLSKKNIIENDKSKMKKVNEELDEKKKKILKVTWVKVNKNQYPSNIEELALSHMKTQADKLNKSLENEIHFLKGRVLELESDLVSKSTEVTSAVSGKEEALSSAFTEIDRLKEENFVKT; this is encoded by the exons ATGGCAATGTTCGAGAAAGCTGAAGATGAATACAATGACTTATTATCCAAGAAAAACATCATTGAG AATGATAAGTCAAAAATGAAGAAGGTGAATGAAGAGcttgatgaaaagaagaagaaaatactaAAAGTTACTTGGGTTAAAGTGAACAA GAACCAGTATCCAAGCAACATCGAGGAATTGGCTTTGTCACATATGAAAACTCAG gctgacaagcTAAATAAGTCATTGGagaatgaaattcattttctcaagggaagggttttagaacttgaaagtgatcttgtgtcaaagtccacagaagttacatctgcagtttcagggaaagaagaagctctatcttctgcatttactgaaattgaccgtctgaaggaagaaaattttgtaaaaacgtga